The DNA sequence TGGAAGACAGCACCGTTGCCGCCGTAGGTGATCAACTCATTGGGGTGCTGCGCCACGGCGGGATCCAGATTGTTTTGGATCATCAGCATGATTGCTGCAGCTTGCTGAGATTTTGCGGGGTATTCGGCTATCGGGCGGGCATACATTTTGTAATCCGGACGGAAGCGGTACATGTAAATACGGCCATATTCTTTCAATTCTTCTGCAAACTCAGGTGCCAAGGTAGCGTGCCAGTCTACGGGAAAGTAACGCAGGGCATTACGAATAGCGAGTTTTTTCTCTTCTGCACTTAGGATATCCTTACGCTTTGGGGCTCGATTGGCATTTGCCGGGTAAGGCTTAGGTGCGGGCAATTCAGCAGGAATTCCTGATAAAATCTGTTGTTGAAAGTTTACGGAAGTAGCTAGCATGAGCTTCAAATTAGGGTTTAAAATTCTTCTAAAAGCGAGGTATAAGTAAAGGTACTTGCCGAGTGATAAGGAGCTGTTGCGGCCAGTAAATCGCCGCGTTGTAAAATACCTATTGCTGCTTCGATGTCTTTGGCAAAGATACGGTCTTCGGTCGCAAAAGGGATTTGCTGGCGGATCGTAGCGTGGGCAGCTTCCAGCACCGGGCTGGAAGTAAGTGGTCGTTGGAAATCCATGGCCTGTGCTGCACAGAGCATCTCTACCGCCAGAATTTTTTCCACATTACCACAAACTTGTAAGGCCTTGCGGGCGCTGATAGAGCCCATACTCACGTGGTCTTCTTGTCCCAGCGAGGTGGGAATACTGTCCGCGCTGGCGGGGAAGCAAAGCGTTTTGTTCTCGCTGGCCAGTGCTGCACTGGTATATTGGACGATCATAAAGCCAGAATTGACACCCGTTTCGGCCAACAAGAGTTTGGGAACTCCTGGCGATTTTCCTTCCAGCGAAAGGTAGGAGCGGCGATCAGAAATGTTACCCAATTCCGACAAGGCAAGGCAGGCATAATCCAAGGGGAGAGCCAGCGGCTGCCCGTGAAAATTGCCTCCACTGATAACTTCCTCTTCTGAAAAAACAATGGGGTTGTCGGTGACCGCATTGATTTCCACCTCCACGGCTTCCTTGAGGTGCAACCACGCTTGTCGCGAAGCACCGTGAACTTGCGGCACACAGCGTAGCGAGTAGGGGTCTTGCACGCGGTCGCAGTTTTTGTGGTCGTCCATGATCGCCGAATCACGCAGGAAGTTGTCCATCCGCTGGGCTACATGTATTGTGCCGGGGTAGGGGCGTACCTGGTGCAGCTTGGGGTTGAAAGGGGAGTTGGAACCTTGCAAGCCTTCTACCATTAAGGCAGCGATCAGATCTGCCTGGGCCAGGCAATTGTGAAAACGCTCTACCAAAAGCACCGCGTGGGCAGCAATAAACTGGGTGCCATTGATGAGGGCCAGACCCGCTTTAGGGCCTAATACCAGTGCTTCTTTGTTGTGCTTAGCCAGGATCTCGGCGGTGGGGTAGCGGCTGCCTTGGTAGAACACTTCTCCCTCCCCCAATAAGGGCAAAAAGAGGTGCGACAAAGGCGCCAGATCACCAGAAGCACCAACAGATCCCTGCTCAGGAACTACGGGGATAATCTCTTCTTCCAATTGCCAAAGCAAGCGATCCAGGACCTCAAGCGCAATGCCGGAATAACCTTGAGATAGCGCATGTATTTTTAAAATCAACATAAGCTTTGCTA is a window from the Lewinella sp. LCG006 genome containing:
- the hutH gene encoding histidine ammonia-lyase; translated protein: MFHYGKDVLTAGKALAIARGQLSATLAADTRQQVAASQRIVEQVVERGAAVYGINTGFGPLCNQTISKQDTAILQKKLLLSHSVGVGHPIDQEIAKLMLILKIHALSQGYSGIALEVLDRLLWQLEEEIIPVVPEQGSVGASGDLAPLSHLFLPLLGEGEVFYQGSRYPTAEILAKHNKEALVLGPKAGLALINGTQFIAAHAVLLVERFHNCLAQADLIAALMVEGLQGSNSPFNPKLHQVRPYPGTIHVAQRMDNFLRDSAIMDDHKNCDRVQDPYSLRCVPQVHGASRQAWLHLKEAVEVEINAVTDNPIVFSEEEVISGGNFHGQPLALPLDYACLALSELGNISDRRSYLSLEGKSPGVPKLLLAETGVNSGFMIVQYTSAALASENKTLCFPASADSIPTSLGQEDHVSMGSISARKALQVCGNVEKILAVEMLCAAQAMDFQRPLTSSPVLEAAHATIRQQIPFATEDRIFAKDIEAAIGILQRGDLLAATAPYHSASTFTYTSLLEEF